The sequence CTTCATGGTGCCGGTGCCCGACCATGCGCCGGCCAGGCTGTCGAACACCTGCTCTGCCTGCAACGGGCTCGCGCCGACGAGCAAAAAGCAAATTACGCCGACACCCACGCGCGTCGCCCAGAACTTCAATGACATCTGTAAATCCCGATTCGTAAAGTCTTGTCGCAAAGTCTTGGCTCGTCCTAGACCCGGACAGCCGCAGCAAGTTGACGAAGATGTTTACAGATGTTGCGGAGATTGCCTGAACGTTGCCGCCCTGAGGATCAAGCTCGGCTTTACGAACCCGTCATTGCGAGCGCAGCGAAGCAATCCAGAATCTTTCCGCGGAGGGACTCTGGATTGCTTCGCTACATTCGCAATGACGGTGGTGTTCGCTGCGACAGGCCGGGCCTTACGGCCTGATCGAAAAATTCTCCGGCGGGCCGGCCTTGCGCAGCGGCTCGGCGAGACGTGCGAATTCGCACAGCAGCGAGCGCGTCTTCCGGGGATCGATGATCTCCTCGACCCAGAATTTCTCGGCCGAGCGGAACGGCGAGCGCAGCTTGTTCAGCCGCTCCTCGATCTCCTTCAGTTTTGCGCCCTTGTCCTCGGCGGCATCGATGTCGGCGCGGTAGGCCGCTTCAATGCCGCCCTCGAGCGGCAGCGAGCCCCAATAGGCCGACGGCCAGGCGTAGCGGATCGAGAAGCGGTCGGCCGGCTGATGCACGACACCGGCGACGCCGAAGGCATTGCGCAGGATCACGGTGCACCAGGGCACCGTGGTCTGGTTGACCGCGGCCATGGCGCGGACGCCGTGACGGATGGTGGCGGCCTTCTCGGCATCGAGGCCGATCATGAAGCCGGGGCAGTCCATGAGATAGACGACCGGCAGATGGAAGGTCTCGGCGAAGTCGACCCAGCGCACCACCTTCTGGCAGGCGTCCGCCGTCCAGGAGCCGCCATAATGAAAGCTGTCGCTGGCCAGCACCAGCACCGCCCGGCCCTCGAGCCGCGCGAGACCGACAATGATCGGCTTGCCGAAGTTCCTGGCGACCTCGAAGAACGAGCCCTTGTCCACGACGGACTCGATGATGGGCCGCATCTTGTAGACCTGCTTGCGGTTGCGCGGCACCGCATTCATCAGCGCATCGTCGCCGCGCTCGGGACTGTCCGCGCAGGGCAAGGTCGGCGGCAGTTCGTAAACCGACGACGGCAGGTATGAGAGGAAGCGCCGCGCGCAGGCAAAGGCCTCTTCTTCGGTGTCGACGGCATGATCGACCGCGCCGGCGCGGGTCTGGATCTCGGCGCCGCCGAGTTCCTCCTTCGAGAGATCCTGCCCGAGCGCCTTCACCACCGGCGGGCCCGCGACGAACATCGCGGACTTCCGCGTCATGATGGAATAGTGGCTGGCGGCAAGCCGCGCAGCGCCTAAGCCCGCAACCGAGCCGAGGCCGAGCGCGACCACGGGCACGCGCGACAAATTCTCCGTCGTGAAGCGGTACCAGCGCGTGCCGCCGATACCTCCAGGCAAATTGGCCGCGCCCTTGGTCTCGATGGTCTTGACCGAGCCGCCGCCGCCGGAGCCTTCGATGATGCGGACGATGGGCAGGCGGAAGTCGTGCGCCATCTCCTCCGCCATCAGCGGCTTTGCCGAGATCGACGCATCCGCCGAGCCGCCGCGCACGGTGAAATCGTCACCGACCACGACGACGGTGCGGCCGTCGACGCGCGCGCGACCGAACACGCAGTTCGCCGGCGTCAATTTCTTCAGATCGCCGCTTGTATCGTACTCACCGATGCCGGACACGGCACCGATCTCGTGAAAGCTGCCCTTGTCGATCAGCTTGTCGATACGCTCCCGAACAGTCAGCCGGCCCTGGTCATGCTGTCGCTTGACCTTGTCAACGCCGCCCATCTTCCGCGCGAAGGCTTCGCGCCGGGCGAGCTCGTCGAGTTCCGGCTTCCAGTTCATTCACTCCCTCCGAGTTGATCGGCTTGTTATTGTTGTGCACGGCCATTGCGACCGGTTTGCGCGAGATGCGGTTGTTGAAGACGTCGCCTTCCGCGCCCTCCATCAGGCTGCCGAGCGAACGGCCGAGCGCGAGCATGAGCGGAGCGACCTCGTCATGCAGACGCTGCTCGTCATACATCGCCGAAAGAAGACCGATCGTGATGACGACGAAGGTCTGATATTGCGGCGACCAGATCGGCACCGCGAGGCCGTTGATATGCGGGCTCCACAGGCCGCAGGCCACGACATAGCCGCGCTCGCGCAGCGACTCCCGGTTGGCCTCGATGCGAGGCTTCAGGATCTTCGCAGCCTCGGGCGCTTCGCGCTCCATCTCCGCGATGAAGGCATCGCCGACTTCCGGCGCCAGCGCTGCGGTGTAGGCCGCGCCCGCCGCCGTCGAGGCCATCGAGATGCGGCTGCCCGTACCCTCGTGCAGGCCGAGCGCAGAGGCCGAGCGCGCGAACTGGAGATAGACGAGATGGAAGCGATCGGGCACGACGAAGCCGACCGTGCCCGGCAGTTGCTCGGCGACTTCCTGAAGCCGCTGCCGGATCATGCTGCGCAGCTGCGCGCCCTTCATCATCGAGGCGCTCATCGCCACCGCGCTCGGGCCGATGCGATATTTCTGATCGCGCGGCAGATAGACGAGCTGGCCCATGCGCGTCAGCGTGTGCGTGAGCCGCGACACCGTAGAGCGCGGCAGGCCGCAGCGATTTGAAATC is a genomic window of Bradyrhizobium sp. CB1717 containing:
- a CDS encoding helix-turn-helix domain-containing protein; the encoded protein is MGRRSERLSRQGALAGEAGEGDVIQVVSRAFDVLRCFEGHEARLGNLEISNRCGLPRSTVSRLTHTLTRMGQLVYLPRDQKYRIGPSAVAMSASMMKGAQLRSMIRQRLQEVAEQLPGTVGFVVPDRFHLVYLQFARSASALGLHEGTGSRISMASTAAGAAYTAALAPEVGDAFIAEMEREAPEAAKILKPRIEANRESLRERGYVVACGLWSPHINGLAVPIWSPQYQTFVVITIGLLSAMYDEQRLHDEVAPLMLALGRSLGSLMEGAEGDVFNNRISRKPVAMAVHNNNKPINSEGVNELEAGTRRARPARSLRAEDGRR
- a CDS encoding carboxyl transferase domain-containing protein is translated as MNWKPELDELARREAFARKMGGVDKVKRQHDQGRLTVRERIDKLIDKGSFHEIGAVSGIGEYDTSGDLKKLTPANCVFGRARVDGRTVVVVGDDFTVRGGSADASISAKPLMAEEMAHDFRLPIVRIIEGSGGGGSVKTIETKGAANLPGGIGGTRWYRFTTENLSRVPVVALGLGSVAGLGAARLAASHYSIMTRKSAMFVAGPPVVKALGQDLSKEELGGAEIQTRAGAVDHAVDTEEEAFACARRFLSYLPSSVYELPPTLPCADSPERGDDALMNAVPRNRKQVYKMRPIIESVVDKGSFFEVARNFGKPIIVGLARLEGRAVLVLASDSFHYGGSWTADACQKVVRWVDFAETFHLPVVYLMDCPGFMIGLDAEKAATIRHGVRAMAAVNQTTVPWCTVILRNAFGVAGVVHQPADRFSIRYAWPSAYWGSLPLEGGIEAAYRADIDAAEDKGAKLKEIEERLNKLRSPFRSAEKFWVEEIIDPRKTRSLLCEFARLAEPLRKAGPPENFSIRP